In the Dioscorea cayenensis subsp. rotundata cultivar TDr96_F1 chromosome 12, TDr96_F1_v2_PseudoChromosome.rev07_lg8_w22 25.fasta, whole genome shotgun sequence genome, one interval contains:
- the LOC120273911 gene encoding uncharacterized protein LOC120273911, whose protein sequence is MEGLGIIDPAIRFRSMKMGFIEGAGRSPPAFGKGRPVRVPAGRGGGGGDGDCRICAAAGDLWVRVAGTEGGGEFVGQIGGFSHESEHDLAMMVSDFLENGSGGAESRYSSDSDSGYTDLGQLAETVSLYKHAMDQHECNLLSTVHSLLLSMNETDLHYAKEGQCNASCIRQFLVKLLRLSGYDAAVCTSKWQGSGKVPGGDHEYIDVIVNGNIGGSDRLIVDIDFRSHFEIARAVESYDAILASLPVVYVGSQARLEQFLQAMVEAAKFSLKQNSMPLPPWRSLAYLQSKWHSKYERNHGSDKPARPGCSSSHHKQCIGHLRRLRGSLQSEIESDRLLKPIKNDKNRRVKFDRRRPSLLSS, encoded by the exons ATGGAGGGATTGGGGATTATTGATCCTGCTATTCGGTTTCGATCGATGAAGATGGGGTTTATTGAAGGAGCCGGGAGGTCGCCGCCGGCGTTTGGGAAAGGGCGGCCGGTGAGGGTGCCGGCGGGGAGGGGAGGAGGAGGTGGGGATGGGGATTGTCGGATCTGTGCGGCGGCTGGGGACCTTTGGGTGAGGGTTGCTGGTACTGAGGGCGGTGGAGAATTCGTTGGCCAGATCGGCGGGTTTAGCCATGAGAGTGAGCATGATTTGGCGATGATGGTCAGTGATTTCCTGGAGAACGGGAGTGGTGGAGCGGAGTCGAGGTACAGCAGTGATAGCGATTCTGGGTATACGGATCTCGGCCAGCTCGCTGAGACGGTTTCG ttatataagcATGCAATGGATCAACATGAGTGCAATTTGTTGTCAACTGTTCATTCTCTTCTGCTCTCTATGAACGAGACTGACCTTCATTATGCGAAGGAGGGACAATGCAATGCCAGCTGCATTCGACAATTTCTTGTAAAGCTTCTGAGACTCTCTGGTTATGATGCTGCTGTATGCACATCCAAATGGCAGGGCAGTGGCAAAGTTCCCGGAG GTGATCATGAATACATTGATGTGATTGTCAATGGCAATATTGGAGGTTCGGATCGCTTGATTGTTGACATTGACTTTCGGAGCCACTTCGAAATAGCACGCGCTGTTGAATCTTATGATGCAATCTTGGCTTCTCTCCCAGTAGTCTATGTTGGTTCCCAGGCCAGACTAGAACAATTCTTGCAAGCCATGGTTGAAGCAGCCAAATTTTCTCTTAAGCAGAATTCCATGCCATTGCCTCCATGGAGATCACTGGCTTATCTGCAATCTAAGTGGCATTCTAAGTACGAAAGAAACCACGGCAGTGATAAACCTGCAAGACCTGGCTGCAGCTCTTCTCATCACAAACAGTGCATCGGACATTTAAGGAGGTTAAGAGGATCACTCCAGTCGGAAATCGAATCTGATCGGTTATTGAAACCCATAAAGAATGACAAGAACCGGAGAGTAAAATTCGACAGGCGACGACCGTCCTTACTCAGCAGCTAA
- the LOC120273325 gene encoding protein WHAT'S THIS FACTOR 1 homolog, chloroplastic-like, with the protein MAATCLCDVVALKGRIHRNIGIPAICEISSGCFMGERNQLISAWLFRTNQKRLMTRSRRVQDRSKKKRIHDLEIATERWKVVSKLLVMMEILRKEPEQIALLRRLEQYRQQINLKKPDKVSDFIHKSPEIFELYRDKNGVVWCGLTKRGEGLVEEETRLLEEHLGNTVEYVTRLLMMSVNKRLAHFRRDLGLPYDLRNKWIHMFPEHFRVIKIDDVEYLELTSWNPSWAVTELEKKSVAGASSELHSLGVLTFLNKNG; encoded by the coding sequence ATGGCAGCTACTTGTCTTTGTGATGTTGTTGCTCTGAAGGGTCGAATTCATAGAAACATTGGAATACCTGCTATTTGTGAAATATCATCAGGATGTTTTATGGGAGAAAGGAATCAATTAATTTCGGCTTGGCTATTCCGGACCAATCAGAAACGCTTGATGACCAGAAGCAGAAGAGTGCAAGACAGGAGTAAGAAGAAAAGGATCCATGATCTTGAGATAGCAACCGAACGGTGGAAAGTAGTATCTAAACTGCTGGTCATGATGGAAATTCTCAGAAAGGAACCCGAGCAAATAGCATTGTTAAGAAGATTAGAACAGTATCGGCAgcaaattaatttgaaaaagcCGGATAAAGTTTCAGACTTCATTCACAAGTCCCCCGAGATTTTTGAATTATATCGGGACAAGAATGGGGTTGTTTGGTGTGGACTTACAAAGCGAGGAGAAGGTCTTGTAGAGGAAGAAACTCGGCTTTTGGAAGAGCACTTGGGAAACACAGTTGAGTATGTGACTAGATTGTTGATGATGTCTGTAAATAAAAGGCTTGCGCATTTTAGGCGGGACTTGGGTCTTCCTTATGATTTGAGGAACAAATGGATCCATATGTTTCCGGAGCATTTCAGGGTTATAAAAATAGAtgatgttgaatacttggagctAACGTCTTGGAATCCTTCTTGGGCAGTTACAGAGTTGGAGAAGAAATCGGTTGCCGGGGCAAGTTCCGAGCTTCACTCTCTAGGAGTACTCACCTTCcttaataaaaatggataa